A window of the Streptomyces albireticuli genome harbors these coding sequences:
- a CDS encoding amidase, which yields MTGFIAGGLGDQARALAAGEVSSRELVARALRRIEETQPGLNAFRRVRAEAAAEEAEAADLRLAAGERLPLLGVPVAVKDDMDVAGEPTAFGCAGDFPPKTADSEAVRRLRAAGAVIVGKTNTPEIGQFPFTEGLAFGVTRNPWSPGHTPGGSSGGAAAAVAAGVVAAALGSDGAGSLRIPAAWTHLVGIKPQRGRVSTWPEPEAFQGITCHGPLARTVADAALLLHVVSGSHAGDLHRPEPVDVLAAVGREPGRLRVALSLRPAFAAARQWLDPAARAATLRVAERLEALGHEVIEEEPRYGPIGLTFVPRSMAGIREWADQAPDPSLLDTRTKVNARLGRLLGGRALRAARAAEPLLRHRIGEIFDRFDVVLTPSTAVPPLRTGAMAHLSTRDTDSAMIAACPYSWPWNILGWPGVSVPAGFTEEGLPLGAQLLGPGGGEPLLISLAGQLEGELRWYERWPAGFGAAGVGAGGVRVPSG from the coding sequence GTGACGGGGTTCATAGCCGGAGGGCTCGGGGACCAGGCGAGGGCGCTGGCCGCCGGGGAGGTCTCCTCGCGGGAACTGGTCGCGCGGGCGCTCCGGCGGATCGAGGAGACGCAGCCCGGGCTCAACGCCTTCCGCCGGGTACGGGCCGAGGCGGCCGCCGAGGAGGCCGAGGCCGCCGACCTGCGGCTGGCGGCCGGGGAGCGGCTGCCGCTGCTGGGCGTGCCGGTGGCGGTGAAGGACGACATGGACGTGGCGGGCGAGCCCACCGCCTTCGGCTGTGCCGGGGACTTTCCGCCGAAGACGGCCGACAGCGAGGCCGTGCGGCGGTTACGGGCCGCGGGCGCGGTGATCGTCGGCAAGACGAACACCCCGGAGATCGGCCAGTTCCCCTTCACGGAGGGCCTCGCCTTCGGGGTGACCCGCAACCCGTGGAGTCCCGGGCACACGCCCGGCGGCTCCTCCGGCGGGGCCGCCGCGGCCGTTGCCGCGGGGGTGGTGGCCGCCGCGCTGGGCTCGGACGGCGCCGGCTCGCTCCGTATCCCCGCGGCCTGGACACACCTCGTGGGGATCAAGCCGCAGCGCGGCCGGGTCTCGACCTGGCCGGAGCCCGAGGCGTTCCAGGGCATCACCTGCCACGGCCCCCTGGCCCGTACGGTCGCCGACGCGGCCCTGCTGCTGCACGTGGTGAGCGGCTCGCACGCCGGTGACCTGCACCGTCCCGAGCCCGTCGACGTCCTCGCGGCGGTCGGCCGGGAGCCCGGACGGCTGCGTGTCGCCCTCTCGCTGCGGCCCGCCTTCGCCGCCGCGCGCCAGTGGCTGGACCCGGCCGCCCGGGCGGCGACGCTGCGCGTCGCGGAGCGGCTGGAGGCGCTGGGGCACGAGGTGATCGAGGAGGAGCCGCGCTACGGCCCGATCGGGCTCACGTTCGTACCCCGTTCGATGGCCGGCATCCGCGAATGGGCCGACCAGGCCCCGGACCCGTCGCTCCTCGACACCCGCACGAAGGTGAACGCCCGGCTCGGGCGGCTGCTGGGCGGGCGCGCGCTGCGGGCGGCGCGGGCGGCGGAGCCGCTGCTGCGGCACCGCATCGGGGAGATCTTCGACCGCTTCGACGTGGTCCTGACGCCCAGCACGGCCGTGCCGCCGCTGCGTACGGGCGCGATGGCGCACCTGTCCACGCGGGACACGGACAGCGCGATGATCGCGGCCTGCCCGTACTCCTGGCCGTGGAACATCCTGGGCTGGCCGGGGGTGAGCGTGCCGGCCGGCTTCACGGAGGAAGGGCTTCCGCTGGGGGCGCAGCTGTTGGGGCCGGGTGGTGGGGAGCCGTTGCTGATCTCGCTGGCGGGGCAGTTGGAGGGGGAGCTCCGGTGGTACGAGCGGTGGCCGGCGGGGTTCGGGGCCGCGGGGGTGGGGGCGGGGGGTGTGCGGGTGCCGTCCGGTTAG
- a CDS encoding SCO1431 family membrane protein — MTDTTAAVRARTGGPTDPSEKDRLVEQVAGWTLVVVIAMLITQLGLI; from the coding sequence ATGACCGACACCACGGCCGCCGTCCGCGCCCGCACGGGCGGCCCCACCGATCCGTCCGAGAAGGACAGGCTCGTCGAGCAGGTGGCGGGGTGGACGCTGGTGGTGGTGATCGCGATGCTGATCACGCAGCTCGGGCTGATCTGA
- a CDS encoding alpha/beta hydrolase, with product MRSFHRKALLLALSTTACAAALTAPAQARPQTPEPGTASLNWQPCEPAPAGSGTDRSPVRECATLSVPLDYAAPGGPQADIAVARLRSDRPEARRGTLLLIPGGPGGSGRDRLARKGAELRERTGGAYDVVSLDPRGVGGSSKADCRLTDDDRELTHLRPWPGPGGDITENVARARRVAQACARDGGALLRSMSTANEVRDIDRLRQALGEEKLSAWGVSYGTYVAAVYAQKYPQHTDRWVLDSTGDPDPSRVERGWSANMSSGADDRFPDFARWAADPARDTAHRVAGRVEDVRREFLAVAEKLDANPRGFQDAGHFPLTGNRLRQALQQALYSEGTGEEGTFARVSALIVAARDTTGPLTVPDPLPAGPISQDQAAVLVATLCNDVNWPRSVGSYARDVAADRIRHPLTAGMPVGILPCAFWKGGAPEKPTRITAEGPSNILMIQNLRDPSTPHRGALKMREALGDRTRLITVDAGGHGSYLGNGNACGDREVTGFLTEGTRPDQDKVCAAEPA from the coding sequence ATGCGATCTTTCCACCGCAAGGCCCTCCTGCTCGCCCTCTCCACGACGGCCTGCGCCGCGGCGCTGACGGCTCCCGCGCAAGCGCGCCCGCAGACACCGGAACCGGGAACGGCGAGCCTCAACTGGCAGCCCTGCGAGCCGGCTCCGGCCGGATCCGGCACCGACCGCTCCCCCGTCCGCGAGTGCGCCACGCTCTCCGTACCGCTGGACTACGCGGCCCCCGGCGGTCCCCAGGCCGACATCGCGGTGGCCCGTCTGCGCAGCGACCGTCCCGAGGCCCGCCGCGGCACCCTCCTCCTCATCCCGGGCGGACCGGGCGGTTCCGGCCGCGACCGGCTCGCGAGGAAGGGCGCCGAGCTGCGCGAACGTACCGGCGGGGCGTACGACGTCGTGAGCCTCGACCCGCGCGGCGTGGGCGGCAGCAGCAAGGCGGACTGCCGGCTCACGGACGACGACCGCGAGCTGACCCACCTGCGCCCCTGGCCGGGCCCGGGTGGCGACATCACCGAGAACGTCGCCCGCGCCCGCCGCGTCGCACAAGCGTGCGCACGTGACGGTGGCGCCCTCCTGCGCAGCATGTCGACCGCCAACGAGGTCCGCGACATCGACCGCCTCCGGCAGGCGCTCGGCGAGGAGAAGCTGTCGGCGTGGGGCGTCTCGTACGGCACGTACGTGGCCGCCGTCTACGCCCAGAAGTACCCGCAGCACACGGACCGCTGGGTCCTGGACAGCACCGGCGACCCGGACCCTTCGCGGGTGGAGAGGGGCTGGTCGGCGAACATGTCGTCCGGCGCGGACGACCGCTTCCCGGACTTCGCGCGGTGGGCGGCGGACCCCGCGCGGGACACGGCGCACCGGGTGGCCGGGCGGGTGGAGGACGTGCGGCGGGAGTTCCTCGCGGTGGCGGAGAAACTGGACGCGAACCCCCGCGGGTTCCAGGACGCGGGCCACTTCCCCCTCACGGGCAACCGCCTCCGCCAGGCGCTCCAGCAGGCCCTTTACAGCGAGGGGACGGGCGAGGAGGGCACGTTCGCCAGGGTGTCCGCGCTGATCGTCGCGGCCAGGGACACGACCGGCCCGCTGACCGTGCCCGACCCGCTGCCGGCCGGCCCCATATCGCAGGACCAGGCGGCGGTCCTGGTCGCCACGCTCTGCAACGACGTGAACTGGCCGCGCTCGGTGGGCTCCTACGCCCGTGACGTCGCCGCCGACCGGATCCGCCACCCGCTCACGGCGGGCATGCCGGTGGGCATCCTCCCGTGCGCCTTCTGGAAGGGCGGCGCGCCGGAGAAGCCCACCCGCATCACCGCGGAGGGCCCGTCGAACATCCTGATGATCCAGAACCTGCGCGACCCGTCCACGCCCCACCGCGGCGCCCTGAAGATGCGCGAGGCCCTGGGCGACCGCACCCGCCTCATCACGGTCGACGCGGGCGGCCACGGCTCCTACCTGGGCAACGGCAACGCCTGCGGCGACCGCGAGGTGACCGGCTTCCTCACCGAGGGCACCCGCCCCGACCAGGACAAGGTCTGCGCGGCCGAGCCCGCGTAA
- a CDS encoding SseB family protein encodes MALWDEVAAVRAGQGRSAAMIGEFRRTAVLVPLDDGGGLWTAGFEGVWWIHAFTDEPALARFAVAHGERRDWEYRTVLGARLLDVVVPGLGEPAGVALDVGGERPMLFPPVAGIVPDDVAVAL; translated from the coding sequence GTGGCGTTATGGGATGAAGTGGCCGCCGTCCGCGCGGGTCAGGGGCGGTCCGCCGCGATGATCGGGGAGTTCCGGCGGACCGCCGTACTGGTGCCGCTGGACGACGGAGGCGGGCTGTGGACGGCCGGCTTCGAGGGTGTGTGGTGGATCCACGCCTTCACCGACGAGCCCGCCCTGGCCCGTTTCGCCGTGGCGCACGGCGAGCGGCGCGACTGGGAGTACCGCACCGTGCTCGGCGCGCGGCTCCTGGACGTGGTGGTGCCGGGCCTCGGTGAACCGGCGGGTGTGGCCCTGGACGTGGGCGGCGAGCGGCCGATGCTGTTCCCGCCCGTCGCGGGGATCGTGCCGGACGACGTGGCGGTGGCGCTGTGA
- a CDS encoding putative T7SS-secreted protein: MSSVWDPFKKAVDKVGDKGEHLWNAGKKKVGEGVDWATDQVGGGLEHIGFHGAADAVEDWGDRTGSALGAKIAEQQLGQTEEANELVHGSAKEIRASAGHLKDFHAAFDRVGKGMRALDASHWRGQSAETFRAKFEMHPTQWLHAADACEKAYKALDSYADTVTWAQGQAKEAVAAYKEGKAATKKASDAHKALVEAYNDAADTYNAKLAAGKDPGARPARPGEFSDPGAAKVKEAREILARARSQRDSAAGKAREAVEGALAHAPRKAAFTDRLSQDFADFRTASVIEGNHFAGGVVKGAGGVVKFVRGVNPIDPYNLTHPAAYLDHLDTTIAGLAALGNHPERTPQVLLGDGWGKDPSEATGRLSLDLASALGTGGAGAGAGAGRRALATGAREGAEGLVGSGGRRTGTEAAESGAAARRQVESDPKAGGQRNSQKCTGPTDPVNLATGRMFLPQTDVALPGALPLVFQRQAESGYRAGRWFGPSWASTADERLEIDAEGVVLVRADGMLMAYPHPAPGVPTLPSEGPRWPLTSSGAGGYAVTDPLTGRTWHFTPYGAGPALLDQVSDRDGHRITFEYDPDGTPTAVAHDAGYRVRITTEAGRITALHLEGGGPGDTDAELIRYGYTDGDLTDVVNSSGLPLRFTYDERGRITSWTDRNDSRYVYAYDDEDRCVFESGDEGHMRCSLEYGERDPATGLRVTTLTDSLGATSRYTVNDALQVVAETDPAGATVLTRQDRWNRVLSRTDALGRTTEFRYDEDGRPLSVTRPDGRTASVSYDAGGRPGTLTAPDGSVHHQTFDADGRRTSVTDPAGSVTLFGYDAYGHPASVTNAVGDVTRVRCDRAGLPVEITDPLGGVTTYRRNAFGRVTAITDPLGATTRLWWSVEGKLVRRVAADGAEETWTYDGEGNCVAHTDATGGVTRSEYTHFDRLSARTGPDGARYEFAHDTRLRLLGVTNPQGLTWSYTYDGAGRLTAETDFDGRTLAYAHDAAGQLVSRTDDLEQVIAYEHDALGRVVRKDAAGAVTTYAHDAAGRLVEAVGPDATLVFGRDRLGRVKSETCDGRTLTHAYDRLGRRTRRVTPTGAVSAWTYDAAGRRASATASGHTFTMEHDPAGREVARHFGEALTLTHAWDPAGRLTEQRLLKDDADRVQSRAYTYRPDGHLTSVDDHLAGARAFALDPVGRVTSVTGAGWSERYAYDAAGNQTEAAWPASHASQESLGSRSYTGTRITRAGKVRYEHDALGRIVVRRKPRLSRKPDTWRYEWDAEDRLRSVTTPDGTRWRYRYDPLGRRIAKQRLTESGTVAEEVTFTWDSATLAEQTTTTADCPAPVTLTWDHDGLRPIAQTERISAADAPQKEIDSRFFAIVTDLVGAPSELVTEQGEIAWRSRSTLWGTTTWPTDSPAYTPLRFPGQYFDPETGLHYNFHRHYDPETGRYASPDPLGLSPAPNPATYVHNPHTWADPLGLAPCKTGFIGRLRNMFGRQDNSASAPEAAYNRQPPMLEPARPGIGEVAELYGPFHRLGSPTQTSEVTQQVIDSGQLWGRESRWGGNPMPQAHRGPLPDGAPSGSFEFYTSVAPKPERNTPPGYAAWELGREPGVIGFQHNGEEFGAIPAYVTEVR; this comes from the coding sequence GTGAGCAGCGTCTGGGACCCGTTCAAGAAGGCCGTGGACAAGGTCGGCGACAAGGGCGAACACCTCTGGAACGCGGGGAAGAAGAAGGTCGGCGAGGGCGTCGACTGGGCCACGGACCAGGTCGGCGGCGGTCTGGAGCACATCGGGTTCCACGGCGCCGCCGACGCGGTCGAGGACTGGGGCGACCGGACCGGCTCCGCGCTCGGCGCGAAGATCGCGGAACAGCAGCTCGGGCAGACCGAGGAGGCGAACGAGCTCGTCCACGGCAGCGCGAAGGAGATCCGGGCCTCCGCCGGGCACCTGAAGGACTTCCACGCCGCCTTCGATCGCGTCGGCAAGGGGATGAGGGCCCTGGACGCGAGCCACTGGCGCGGACAGAGCGCGGAAACGTTTCGGGCGAAGTTCGAGATGCACCCCACGCAGTGGCTGCACGCCGCCGACGCGTGCGAGAAGGCGTACAAGGCCCTGGATTCCTACGCGGACACCGTGACCTGGGCGCAAGGTCAGGCCAAGGAGGCGGTGGCCGCCTACAAGGAGGGCAAGGCGGCCACGAAGAAGGCCTCCGACGCGCACAAGGCGCTGGTGGAGGCCTACAACGACGCGGCGGACACGTACAACGCCAAGCTCGCGGCCGGCAAGGACCCGGGCGCCCGCCCGGCCCGGCCCGGGGAGTTCAGCGACCCGGGAGCTGCGAAGGTCAAGGAGGCCCGGGAGATCCTGGCCCGCGCCCGGTCGCAGCGGGACTCCGCCGCCGGGAAGGCGCGGGAAGCGGTCGAGGGGGCCCTGGCGCACGCGCCGAGGAAGGCCGCTTTCACGGACCGGCTCTCGCAGGACTTCGCCGACTTCCGGACGGCGTCCGTCATCGAGGGCAACCACTTCGCGGGCGGCGTCGTCAAGGGCGCCGGCGGCGTCGTGAAGTTCGTCCGCGGCGTCAATCCGATCGACCCGTACAACCTCACCCACCCCGCGGCCTATCTGGACCACCTGGACACCACGATCGCCGGCCTCGCCGCTCTCGGGAACCATCCGGAGCGCACACCGCAGGTGCTGCTCGGTGACGGCTGGGGCAAGGACCCGAGCGAGGCCACCGGCCGGCTCTCCCTCGACCTGGCCTCGGCGCTGGGCACGGGCGGCGCGGGCGCGGGGGCGGGCGCCGGCCGGCGCGCGCTGGCCACGGGGGCGCGGGAGGGAGCGGAGGGCCTCGTCGGCAGCGGCGGCCGGAGGACGGGCACGGAGGCCGCCGAGAGCGGGGCCGCCGCGCGGCGGCAGGTGGAGAGCGACCCGAAGGCGGGCGGCCAGCGGAACAGCCAGAAGTGCACCGGCCCGACCGACCCCGTCAACCTCGCCACCGGGCGGATGTTCCTCCCGCAGACGGACGTCGCGCTGCCCGGCGCGCTGCCGCTGGTCTTCCAGCGGCAGGCGGAGTCCGGCTACCGGGCGGGCCGCTGGTTCGGCCCGTCGTGGGCGAGCACCGCCGACGAGCGGCTGGAGATCGACGCCGAAGGCGTGGTCCTCGTCCGCGCGGACGGCATGCTGATGGCCTACCCCCACCCGGCACCCGGCGTCCCGACCCTCCCGTCCGAGGGCCCCCGCTGGCCGCTCACGAGCAGCGGGGCCGGCGGGTACGCCGTCACCGATCCGCTCACCGGGCGGACCTGGCACTTCACCCCGTACGGCGCCGGGCCGGCCCTGCTGGACCAGGTGTCCGACCGCGACGGTCACCGGATCACCTTCGAGTACGACCCGGACGGCACCCCGACGGCCGTCGCCCACGACGCGGGCTACCGCGTGCGCATCACGACCGAGGCCGGCCGGATCACCGCCTTGCACCTGGAGGGCGGCGGGCCGGGCGACACCGACGCGGAGCTGATCCGCTACGGATACACGGACGGCGACCTGACGGACGTCGTCAACTCCTCCGGTCTGCCCCTCCGCTTCACCTATGACGAACGCGGCCGCATCACCTCGTGGACGGACCGTAACGACAGCCGCTACGTCTACGCGTACGACGACGAGGACCGCTGCGTCTTCGAGTCGGGCGACGAAGGCCACATGCGGTGCTCCCTGGAGTACGGGGAGCGTGACCCCGCGACGGGCCTCCGCGTCACCACTCTGACGGACTCCCTCGGCGCCACGAGCCGCTACACCGTCAACGACGCCCTTCAGGTCGTCGCCGAGACCGACCCGGCGGGCGCGACCGTCCTCACCCGCCAGGACCGCTGGAACCGCGTCCTCTCCCGGACCGACGCACTCGGCCGGACGACGGAGTTCCGCTACGACGAGGACGGCCGGCCGCTCTCGGTGACCCGCCCCGACGGCCGGACGGCCTCGGTCTCGTACGACGCCGGCGGCCGGCCGGGGACCTTGACCGCTCCGGACGGCTCCGTCCACCACCAGACCTTCGACGCCGACGGCCGCCGCACCTCGGTCACCGACCCGGCGGGCTCGGTCACTCTGTTCGGCTACGACGCGTACGGGCACCCGGCGTCGGTGACGAACGCCGTCGGCGACGTGACGCGCGTGCGGTGCGACCGTGCGGGGCTGCCGGTGGAGATCACCGACCCTTTGGGCGGGGTGACGACCTACCGCCGGAACGCCTTCGGCCGCGTCACCGCGATCACCGATCCGCTCGGGGCGACCACCCGGCTGTGGTGGTCGGTCGAGGGCAAGCTCGTCCGGCGGGTGGCGGCGGACGGCGCGGAGGAGACCTGGACGTACGACGGCGAGGGCAACTGCGTCGCGCACACGGACGCGACGGGCGGCGTCACCCGCTCCGAGTACACCCACTTCGACCGGTTGTCCGCGCGGACCGGCCCGGACGGGGCGCGGTACGAGTTCGCGCACGACACGCGGCTGAGGCTGCTGGGGGTGACGAACCCGCAGGGGCTGACGTGGAGCTATACGTACGACGGCGCGGGCAGGCTCACCGCTGAGACCGACTTCGACGGCCGCACCCTCGCGTACGCGCATGACGCGGCGGGGCAGTTGGTCTCCCGTACGGACGATCTGGAGCAGGTGATCGCCTACGAGCACGACGCGCTCGGCCGGGTCGTGCGGAAGGACGCGGCCGGTGCGGTCACGACGTACGCGCACGACGCGGCCGGGCGGCTCGTCGAGGCGGTGGGGCCGGACGCCACGCTCGTCTTCGGCCGGGACCGCCTGGGCCGGGTCAAGTCGGAGACCTGCGACGGCCGCACGCTGACGCACGCCTACGACAGGCTCGGGCGCCGCACCCGCCGGGTCACGCCGACGGGGGCGGTCAGCGCCTGGACGTACGACGCGGCCGGCCGCCGCGCGTCGGCGACCGCCTCGGGCCACACGTTCACGATGGAACACGACCCGGCGGGGCGGGAGGTCGCGCGGCACTTCGGTGAGGCGCTGACGCTGACGCACGCCTGGGACCCGGCGGGGCGGCTCACCGAGCAACGCCTGCTGAAGGACGACGCGGACCGCGTGCAGTCCCGCGCGTACACGTACCGCCCGGACGGGCACCTCACCTCGGTCGACGACCACCTCGCCGGCGCCCGCGCCTTCGCGCTGGACCCCGTGGGCCGGGTGACGTCCGTTACCGGGGCGGGCTGGTCCGAGCGGTACGCCTACGACGCGGCGGGCAACCAGACGGAAGCGGCCTGGCCCGCGTCCCACGCGAGCCAGGAGTCGCTCGGCTCCCGCTCGTACACCGGTACCCGCATCACCCGGGCGGGCAAGGTCCGTTACGAGCACGACGCGCTGGGCCGGATCGTCGTCCGCCGCAAGCCGCGGCTGTCCCGCAAACCGGACACCTGGCGGTACGAGTGGGACGCGGAGGACCGGCTGAGGTCGGTGACCACGCCGGACGGCACGCGGTGGCGGTACCGCTACGACCCGCTGGGCCGCCGCATCGCGAAACAGCGCCTGACCGAGTCGGGCACGGTGGCCGAGGAGGTGACCTTCACCTGGGACAGCGCCACGCTCGCCGAGCAGACGACGACCACGGCCGACTGCCCGGCTCCGGTGACCCTGACGTGGGACCACGACGGCCTGCGCCCGATCGCGCAGACGGAACGAATATCGGCGGCGGACGCCCCCCAGAAGGAGATCGACAGCCGCTTCTTCGCCATCGTCACGGACCTGGTGGGCGCACCGAGCGAACTCGTCACGGAACAGGGCGAGATCGCCTGGCGCAGCCGCTCCACACTCTGGGGCACGACCACCTGGCCCACGGACAGCCCGGCCTACACCCCGCTCCGCTTCCCGGGCCAGTACTTCGACCCGGAAACGGGCCTGCACTACAACTTCCACCGGCATTACGACCCGGAGACGGGGCGCTACGCGTCCCCGGATCCTTTGGGACTGTCTCCGGCTCCGAACCCGGCTACGTATGTACACAATCCGCATACGTGGGCGGATCCGCTGGGCCTGGCGCCTTGCAAGACCGGGTTCATAGGCCGTCTGCGAAACATGTTCGGCAGACAAGATAATTCCGCCAGCGCACCAGAGGCGGCATACAATAGGCAGCCCCCGATGTTGGAGCCCGCAAGGCCGGGCATCGGAGAGGTGGCAGAACTTTACGGCCCTTTCCATAGGCTCGGGTCCCCGACTCAGACTAGCGAAGTAACTCAGCAGGTGATCGATTCCGGGCAGCTATGGGGACGAGAATCACGCTGGGGAGGAAATCCCATGCCTCAGGCCCACCGGGGCCCGCTTCCCGACGGCGCCCCATCAGGGAGCTTTGAATTCTACACATCCGTCGCACCGAAGCCTGAAAGGAACACCCCTCCAGGATACGCAGCTTGGGAGTTGGGGCGCGAGCCGGGCGTCATAGGGTTCCAGCATAATGGTGAGGAATTCGGAGCCATCCCGGCCTATGTCACCGAGGTAAGGTAG
- a CDS encoding GNAT family N-acetyltransferase, which translates to MVEIGKLTPADREAWEALFRAYIDFYERDEPQAMYDTSWSEFQADTRMHAFGAKVDGKLVGITHFFVHANTSGPDVCYLQDLFTGPEARRKGVGEALIAAVVDWAKQRGCSRVYWMTHETNATARSLYEKVAVNKGFLRYQIELPR; encoded by the coding sequence ATGGTTGAGATCGGAAAGCTCACGCCGGCCGACAGAGAGGCCTGGGAGGCCCTGTTCCGCGCGTACATCGACTTCTACGAGCGCGACGAGCCGCAGGCGATGTACGACACGTCGTGGAGCGAGTTCCAGGCCGACACGCGGATGCACGCGTTCGGGGCGAAGGTGGACGGGAAGCTCGTGGGGATCACGCACTTCTTCGTGCACGCCAACACCTCCGGCCCGGACGTGTGCTATCTCCAGGACCTGTTCACCGGGCCGGAGGCGCGCCGTAAGGGTGTCGGCGAGGCGCTGATCGCGGCCGTGGTCGACTGGGCCAAGCAGCGCGGGTGTTCGCGGGTGTACTGGATGACGCACGAGACGAACGCCACGGCGCGGAGCCTGTACGAGAAGGTGGCCGTCAACAAGGGCTTCCTGCGGTACCAGATCGAGCTGCCGCGCTGA
- a CDS encoding helix-turn-helix domain-containing protein, whose protein sequence is MASVALAVTDGMPLLELAAACAIFGTERPDLVDTWYDFTVCAPAGAQVGGWFHADTPHGLDALAAADTVIVPACHDVEAPPPADLVDAVRAAHEGGARVASICTGAFTLAAAGLLDGRRATTHWLHADLLAARYPGVEVDPRVLYIDEGSVLTSAGRAAGIDLCLHLVRTDHGTAVANAVARRLVVAPHRSGGQAQFIAAPVPPDNGPGLAEVLAWALERLDQPLTVTDLARRAHMSSRNLGRHFTAVTGTTPLQWLLTQRLHRAQELLESTDDSVDHIAARVGMGSAATLRRHFNRAFGVPPDTYRRTFRADPRREEVAYAG, encoded by the coding sequence ATGGCTTCTGTAGCGTTAGCCGTCACCGACGGCATGCCCCTGCTGGAACTGGCGGCCGCCTGCGCGATATTCGGCACCGAGCGGCCCGATCTCGTCGACACCTGGTACGACTTCACCGTCTGCGCCCCGGCCGGCGCGCAGGTCGGGGGCTGGTTCCACGCGGACACCCCGCACGGCCTCGACGCGCTCGCGGCCGCGGACACCGTCATCGTCCCCGCCTGCCACGACGTCGAGGCGCCCCCGCCCGCCGACCTGGTCGACGCCGTGCGCGCCGCGCACGAGGGCGGCGCGCGGGTGGCCTCCATCTGCACCGGCGCCTTCACCCTGGCCGCCGCCGGCCTGCTCGACGGGCGGCGCGCCACCACGCACTGGCTGCACGCGGACCTGCTGGCCGCGCGCTATCCCGGCGTCGAGGTCGACCCCAGGGTGCTGTACATCGACGAGGGCTCCGTCCTCACCTCGGCGGGCCGGGCCGCCGGGATCGACCTGTGCCTGCACCTGGTCCGCACGGACCACGGCACGGCCGTCGCCAACGCGGTGGCCCGCCGGCTCGTCGTCGCGCCGCACCGCTCGGGCGGCCAGGCCCAGTTCATCGCCGCCCCCGTGCCGCCCGACAACGGGCCGGGCCTCGCCGAGGTGCTGGCCTGGGCCCTCGAACGGCTGGACCAGCCGCTGACCGTCACCGACCTGGCCCGCCGCGCCCACATGAGCTCGCGGAACCTCGGCCGGCACTTCACGGCGGTCACCGGCACGACGCCGTTGCAGTGGCTCCTGACACAGCGCCTGCACCGCGCGCAGGAGCTCCTCGAAAGCACCGACGACAGCGTCGACCACATCGCGGCCCGCGTCGGGATGGGCAGCGCGGCGACGCTGCGCCGCCACTTCAACCGCGCTTTCGGAGTGCCTCCGGACACGTACCGCCGCACGTTCCGCGCCGACCCGCGGCGGGAGGAGGTGGCGTACGCGGGGTGA